From Streptomyces sp. Edi4, one genomic window encodes:
- a CDS encoding peptide-N4-asparagine amidase: MRRRRIMSMLGGLTLAAALALGAGPAAAAAPPTEFGTDWHDPLTAAPPVATPHTKSCQVTIAETQFRDYTPYRGSYAPPKGCGDRWSKVVLRLDGKVKGRQYDRLGYLHVGGVEVLRTSTPEPSADGIAWNVEKDVTRYSSTFRSAQPVEMLIGNTVDDTYTGVIDVKVTLTFYAADARTAPAATPDQVLALDTARVTTPRNSERLLAEVYATGSGGGCEEFWYLAVPDPAAYSCKAQAGPNREVQIKVDGQLAGIAAPFPTVWTGGWSNPFLWYVVPAPRAFDVQPVTYDLTPYAAMLNDGRPHQVEVSVAGVPAGQAGWSTPTNLLIWQDPGRKIVTGALTRHDETEPVNSTTYKPGSPELRLDAHSSHRLTTAGYLDTSHGRVTTTVTRSVAGDSVHRWTEGENTDALKGSWRDEESVTTKGRGPAVTDRDDRTYTMDGTTTIATDGRLRTVITLGDRADALTLRGARPTAFSHLDDTYQGDAAWTMNVPRDQRHAVGTSAERYRLYGSDGCYDRGLKTAQGALTQDVRHC, from the coding sequence ATGAGACGACGAAGGATCATGTCCATGCTCGGCGGCCTCACCCTGGCCGCCGCCCTGGCGCTCGGCGCGGGTCCGGCGGCCGCCGCTGCCCCGCCCACCGAGTTCGGCACCGACTGGCACGACCCGCTGACCGCGGCGCCCCCGGTCGCCACCCCGCACACGAAGTCCTGCCAAGTCACCATCGCCGAGACCCAGTTCCGCGACTACACGCCCTACCGGGGCAGTTACGCACCCCCCAAGGGCTGCGGCGACCGGTGGAGCAAGGTGGTGCTGCGCCTCGACGGCAAGGTCAAGGGGCGTCAGTACGACCGGCTCGGCTATCTGCACGTGGGCGGCGTCGAGGTGTTGCGCACCTCGACGCCGGAACCCTCGGCGGACGGCATCGCCTGGAACGTCGAGAAGGACGTCACCCGCTACAGCTCCACCTTCCGCTCCGCCCAGCCCGTCGAGATGCTCATCGGCAACACCGTGGACGACACCTACACCGGCGTCATCGACGTCAAGGTGACCCTCACCTTCTACGCCGCCGACGCCCGGACCGCGCCCGCGGCCACCCCCGACCAGGTGCTCGCCCTCGACACCGCGCGGGTCACCACTCCGCGCAACTCCGAACGCCTGCTCGCCGAGGTGTACGCCACCGGCTCCGGCGGCGGCTGCGAGGAGTTCTGGTATCTCGCGGTCCCCGACCCCGCCGCCTACTCCTGCAAGGCGCAGGCCGGGCCCAACCGCGAGGTGCAGATCAAGGTCGACGGCCAACTCGCCGGCATAGCGGCCCCGTTCCCCACCGTATGGACGGGCGGCTGGTCCAACCCCTTCCTCTGGTACGTCGTGCCCGCCCCGCGCGCCTTCGACGTCCAGCCCGTCACCTACGACCTGACGCCGTACGCCGCGATGCTCAACGACGGGCGTCCGCACCAGGTGGAGGTTTCGGTCGCAGGGGTGCCCGCCGGGCAGGCCGGCTGGTCCACGCCCACCAACCTGCTCATCTGGCAGGACCCGGGGCGCAAGATCGTCACCGGCGCCCTCACCCGTCACGACGAGACGGAGCCGGTCAACTCGACCACGTACAAGCCGGGTTCGCCCGAACTGCGTCTCGACGCCCACAGCAGCCACCGCCTTACCACGGCCGGCTACCTCGACACCTCCCACGGCCGCGTCACCACGACGGTGACGCGCTCGGTGGCCGGCGACTCGGTCCACCGCTGGACGGAGGGCGAGAACACCGACGCGCTGAAGGGGAGTTGGCGCGACGAGGAGAGCGTGACGACCAAGGGGCGCGGTCCGGCGGTGACCGACCGCGACGACCGGACCTACACGATGGACGGTACGACGACCATCGCCACGGACGGCCGCCTGCGCACCGTCATCACCCTCGGCGACCGCGCGGACGCGCTCACCCTGCGCGGTGCGCGCCCCACCGCCTTCTCCCACCTCGACGACACCTATCAGGGTGACGCGGCCTGGACCATGAACGTGCCGCGCGATCAGCGCCACGCGGTCGGCACCTCGGCCGAGCGCTACCGCCTGTACGGCTCGGACGGGTGCTACGACCGCGGCCTCAAGACGGCACAGGGCGCCCTGACGCAGGACGTCCGGCACTGCTGA
- a CDS encoding MarR family transcriptional regulator, whose amino-acid sequence MQPHISRAAPTVRPAVRPAVGTDAAADADGLLAEQLLRLTRRLHRIQKHHLEPVGITPAQSRLLRTVAHWNEPPRMADLAARLEVVPRAVTTLVDALEESGHVRRVPDPANRRVIRIELTDAGRATLRALRGARRGAAEEILAPLTAGQRAVLGELLTTLMDGAPQGRC is encoded by the coding sequence ATGCAGCCACACATCTCCCGGGCCGCCCCAACCGTCCGCCCAGCCGTCCGCCCCGCCGTCGGTACCGACGCGGCCGCCGACGCCGACGGCCTGCTGGCCGAGCAGTTGCTGCGGCTGACCCGCCGACTGCACCGCATCCAGAAACACCACTTGGAGCCGGTCGGCATCACGCCCGCGCAGTCCCGGCTGCTGCGCACGGTCGCGCACTGGAACGAGCCGCCGCGCATGGCCGATCTCGCCGCGCGTCTGGAGGTCGTCCCGCGCGCCGTGACCACCCTGGTCGACGCCCTGGAGGAGAGCGGCCACGTGCGCCGGGTGCCCGATCCCGCCAACCGCCGGGTGATCCGCATCGAGCTCACCGACGCGGGCCGCGCCACGCTGCGCGCGCTGCGGGGCGCGCGCCGGGGCGCGGCGGAGGAGATCCTGGCCCCTTTGACCGCCGGCCAGCGTGCGGTCCTCGGTGAACTCCTGACCACCCTGATGGACGGCGCACCGCAGGGCCGCTGCTGA
- a CDS encoding ABC transporter ATP-binding protein — MIGVAVPEYDPAAPQSATTLPVGTPATVRSYARELLRRHRAAFAVLIGANAVAVIASMAGPYLLGGVVEDLSTGVRDLHLGRVAALFAVALIIQAVFVRTVRLRGGMLGEEMLADLREDFLVRAVGLPPGVLERAGTGDLLSRVTTDIDRLANAMREAVPQLAIGVVWAALLLGALGVTAPPLALAVLIALPVLVTGCRWYFRRAPSAYRSEAAGYAAVASALTETVDAGRTIEAHRLGARRVALSDRRVKEWTAWERYTLFLRSVLFPVVSVTHMMIMVSVLTIGGVFVLKDWMTVGQLTTGALLAQMLVEPVGLILRWYDELQEAQVSLGRLVGVREIEPGAGDAGVRPRGRHVEADQVRFGYREGVDVLHEVSLSVAPGSRVALVGPSGAGKSTLGRLMAGIYAPRAGRVTLGAAELSRMPAERVREHVALVNQEHHVFVGSLRDNLLLARTGAEDAELWAALGAVDADGWARGLDDGLATEVGSGGHALTPAQAQQIALARLVLADPHTLVLDEATSLLDPRAARHLERSLARVLDGRTVVAIAHRLHTAHDADVIAVVERGRIVELGSHEELVAAGGAYAGLWQSWHG, encoded by the coding sequence ATGATCGGCGTGGCGGTACCGGAGTACGACCCGGCGGCCCCGCAGTCGGCCACCACCCTGCCGGTGGGCACTCCGGCGACGGTGCGCTCCTACGCGCGCGAACTTCTGCGGCGCCACCGCGCGGCCTTCGCCGTGCTGATCGGGGCCAACGCCGTCGCCGTGATCGCGTCCATGGCCGGTCCCTATCTGCTCGGCGGCGTCGTCGAGGACCTGTCGACAGGGGTCCGTGACCTCCATCTGGGGCGCGTGGCGGCCCTGTTCGCGGTGGCGCTGATCATCCAGGCGGTGTTCGTCCGGACGGTCCGGCTGCGCGGCGGCATGCTCGGCGAGGAGATGCTGGCCGATCTGCGCGAGGACTTCCTGGTGCGAGCGGTCGGGCTGCCGCCCGGCGTGCTCGAACGGGCGGGCACGGGCGATCTGTTGTCCCGGGTCACCACGGACATCGACCGGCTCGCCAACGCGATGCGCGAGGCGGTGCCGCAGCTGGCCATCGGCGTGGTGTGGGCGGCGCTGCTGCTCGGCGCGCTGGGCGTCACGGCTCCCCCGCTCGCCCTCGCGGTCCTGATCGCGCTGCCGGTGCTCGTGACGGGCTGCCGCTGGTACTTCCGGCGGGCGCCGTCCGCCTACCGCTCGGAGGCCGCCGGGTACGCGGCGGTCGCCTCCGCCCTGACCGAGACGGTCGACGCCGGGCGCACCATCGAGGCGCACCGCCTGGGCGCGCGCCGCGTCGCGCTCTCGGACCGGCGCGTCAAGGAGTGGACGGCCTGGGAGCGGTACACCCTGTTCCTGCGCTCGGTGCTGTTCCCCGTGGTCAGCGTCACGCACATGATGATCATGGTGTCGGTGCTGACCATCGGCGGGGTCTTCGTCCTCAAGGACTGGATGACAGTGGGCCAGCTCACCACGGGCGCCCTGCTCGCCCAGATGCTGGTCGAGCCGGTCGGGCTCATCCTGCGCTGGTACGACGAGCTCCAGGAGGCGCAGGTCTCGCTCGGGCGCCTGGTCGGGGTGCGGGAGATCGAGCCAGGCGCGGGCGACGCGGGGGTGCGGCCGAGGGGGCGGCACGTCGAGGCGGACCAGGTGCGATTCGGCTACCGCGAAGGGGTGGACGTCCTGCACGAGGTCTCCCTCTCGGTGGCCCCGGGCTCCCGGGTCGCCCTGGTCGGTCCTTCCGGAGCGGGCAAGTCGACTCTTGGGCGGCTGATGGCCGGGATCTACGCGCCGCGCGCCGGCCGGGTCACCCTCGGCGCGGCCGAGCTGTCACGGATGCCGGCGGAGCGGGTGCGCGAACATGTGGCGCTGGTCAACCAGGAGCACCACGTCTTCGTGGGCTCGCTCCGCGACAATCTGCTGCTCGCGCGTACCGGCGCCGAGGACGCCGAGCTGTGGGCGGCGCTCGGGGCGGTCGACGCGGACGGGTGGGCGCGCGGGCTCGACGACGGGCTCGCCACGGAGGTCGGCTCCGGCGGTCATGCGCTGACCCCGGCGCAGGCCCAGCAGATCGCCCTGGCCCGCCTGGTCCTCGCGGACCCGCACACGCTGGTCCTGGACGAGGCGACGTCCCTGCTCGACCCGCGCGCGGCCCGCCATCTGGAACGTTCGCTGGCCCGCGTCCTGGACGGCCGTACGGTCGTGGCGATCGCCCACCGCCTGCACACCGCGCACGACGCGGACGTCATCGCGGTGGTGGAGCGGGGCCGGATCGTGGAGCTGGGCAGCCACGAGGAGCTGGTGGCGGCGGGCGGGGCGTATGCGGGGCTGTGGCAATCCTGGCACGGATAG
- a CDS encoding ABC transporter ATP-binding protein, with protein sequence MRPEQSTWTPPPRGTEPKEPAQIRRILGLFRPYRGRLAVVGLLVAASSLVSVATPFLLREILDVAIPRGRTGLLSLLALGMIGTAVLTSVFGVLQTLISTTVGQRVMHDLRTAVYAQLQRMPLAFFTRTRTGEVQSRIANDIGGMQATVTSTATSLVSNLTAVVASVVAMLALDWRLTCVSLLLLPVFVWISRRVGRERKKITTQRQKQMAAMAAEVTESLSVSGILLGRTMGRTDSLTKNFAAESELLVDLEVRSNMAGRWRMSTIGIVMAAMPAVIYWAAGLTLETGGPSVSIGTLVAFVSLQQGLFRPAVSLLSTGVQMQTSLALFQRIFEYLDLPVDITEPDEPVHLDAARGTVRFDNVDFRYDEQQERPTLSGIDLTVPAGSSLAVVGPTGSGKSTLSYLVPRLYDVTGGRVTLDGVDVRELDFDSLARAIGVVSQETYLFHASVAENLRFAKPEAGDEELEAAARAAQIHDHIVSLPDGYDTLVGERGYRFSGGEKQRLAIARTILRDPPVLILDEATSALDTRTEHAVQRAIDALSEGRTTITIAHRLSTVRDADQIVVLDAGVIVERGTHEELLDQDGRYAALVRRDAEPAPARS encoded by the coding sequence ATGCGCCCCGAACAATCCACCTGGACACCCCCGCCCCGTGGCACCGAGCCGAAGGAGCCGGCCCAGATCCGCCGCATCCTCGGCCTGTTCCGCCCCTACCGGGGCCGTCTCGCCGTCGTGGGGCTGCTCGTCGCCGCGTCCTCGCTCGTCTCGGTGGCCACGCCGTTCCTGCTCCGCGAAATCCTCGACGTCGCCATCCCGCGCGGCCGCACGGGCCTGCTGAGCCTGCTCGCCCTCGGCATGATCGGCACGGCGGTCCTCACCAGCGTCTTCGGCGTCCTCCAGACGTTGATCAGCACCACCGTCGGCCAGCGCGTCATGCACGATCTGCGGACGGCGGTCTACGCGCAGCTCCAGCGCATGCCGCTCGCCTTCTTCACGCGGACCCGCACCGGCGAGGTGCAGTCCCGCATCGCCAACGACATCGGCGGCATGCAGGCGACCGTCACCTCCACCGCCACTTCCCTGGTCTCCAATCTGACGGCCGTCGTCGCCTCCGTCGTGGCCATGCTCGCGCTCGACTGGCGCCTGACCTGCGTCTCGCTGCTGCTGCTTCCGGTCTTCGTCTGGATCAGCCGCCGCGTGGGCCGCGAACGCAAGAAGATCACCACCCAGCGTCAGAAGCAGATGGCCGCCATGGCCGCCGAGGTCACCGAATCACTCTCGGTCAGCGGCATCCTGCTGGGCCGCACCATGGGCCGCACCGACTCGCTGACCAAGAACTTCGCCGCCGAGTCCGAGCTCCTTGTCGACCTCGAAGTCCGCTCCAACATGGCCGGGCGCTGGCGCATGTCCACCATCGGCATCGTTATGGCCGCCATGCCCGCCGTCATCTACTGGGCGGCCGGCCTGACCCTGGAGACCGGCGGCCCCTCCGTCTCCATCGGCACCCTCGTCGCCTTCGTCTCGCTCCAGCAGGGCCTGTTCCGGCCCGCCGTGAGCCTGCTGTCCACGGGCGTGCAGATGCAGACCTCGCTCGCCCTCTTCCAGCGGATCTTCGAATACCTCGACCTTCCGGTGGACATCACCGAGCCCGACGAGCCGGTCCATCTGGACGCGGCGCGCGGCACGGTCCGCTTCGATAACGTCGACTTCCGCTACGACGAGCAGCAGGAGCGCCCCACGCTTTCGGGTATCGACCTGACCGTTCCGGCAGGCAGCAGCCTCGCCGTCGTCGGCCCCACCGGCTCCGGCAAGTCCACGCTCAGCTATCTGGTGCCGCGCCTGTACGACGTCACCGGCGGCCGCGTCACGCTGGACGGGGTGGACGTGCGCGAACTCGACTTCGACAGCCTGGCCCGCGCGATCGGCGTGGTCTCCCAGGAGACGTACCTCTTCCACGCCTCGGTCGCCGAGAACCTGCGCTTCGCCAAGCCCGAGGCCGGCGACGAGGAACTGGAGGCGGCCGCCCGCGCGGCCCAGATCCACGACCACATCGTCTCGCTGCCGGACGGCTACGACACCCTGGTGGGTGAGCGTGGCTACCGGTTCTCCGGCGGGGAGAAGCAGCGCCTGGCGATCGCCCGGACGATCCTGCGCGATCCGCCGGTCCTGATCCTCGACGAGGCGACCAGCGCGCTCGACACCCGGACCGAACACGCGGTGCAGCGGGCCATCGACGCGCTCTCCGAGGGCCGCACCACCATCACCATCGCCCACCGGCTCTCCACCGTGCGCGACGCGGACCAGATCGTCGTACTCGACGCGGGCGTGATCGTCGAGCGCGGCACCCACGAGGAACTGCTCGACCAGGACGGCAGATATGCCGCGCTGGTGCGCAGGGACGCCGAGCCGGCCCCCGCCCGCAGCTGA
- a CDS encoding Gfo/Idh/MocA family oxidoreductase: protein MNEAASEHHDVSRRSVLRGAGAAGAASAGMGLGVTTTPATAAQHAGRPPAATPPRQGETMIGVPFERRSTVRIAMIGLGNRGAAMLDLYLAVPGVAVVALCDPVKAKAERAAAKVAAAGQPAPTVYVHGEDDYAQLLQRGDVDFAHVATPWDSHFEIAKSALLNGVHVGVECPLALQLDQLWELVDLSERTRRHCVQLENCCYGRNEMRVLRMAHAGKFGDLLHGAGAYNHDLRAMMFDPAYYEGPWRRLWHTRLRGDLYPNHGFGPVANYMDLNRGDRAVSIVSVGTPSLGLAQYRAAHMPAGDPSWKETYIGSDRTISLVETAKGRVIRLEHDVSTPHPYSRINSLAGTKGLFEDYPERIYLESDHHDDAWGDFSTYAEWDHWLWKEHAHPPGTHGGMDYMLVFRLTQCMRLGLVPDFDVYDAATWTAPVPLSHLSIKQRGLPQEIPDFTRGEWKKPRPGMDSAKPAGA, encoded by the coding sequence TTGAACGAGGCAGCATCGGAGCACCACGACGTCAGCCGCCGCTCCGTCCTGCGGGGCGCGGGCGCCGCGGGCGCCGCGAGCGCCGGCATGGGGCTCGGCGTGACCACGACACCGGCCACGGCGGCCCAGCACGCGGGCCGGCCGCCGGCGGCGACACCGCCCCGCCAGGGCGAGACCATGATCGGGGTGCCCTTCGAGCGGCGCTCCACGGTGCGGATCGCGATGATCGGTCTCGGCAACCGGGGCGCCGCGATGCTCGATCTGTATCTGGCCGTACCGGGGGTCGCCGTGGTCGCGCTGTGCGATCCGGTGAAGGCGAAGGCCGAGCGTGCCGCCGCCAAGGTGGCGGCCGCTGGACAGCCCGCGCCCACCGTGTACGTCCACGGCGAGGACGACTACGCCCAGTTGCTCCAGCGCGGCGACGTGGACTTCGCGCATGTCGCCACCCCCTGGGACTCCCACTTCGAGATCGCGAAGTCCGCCCTCCTGAACGGCGTCCATGTCGGAGTGGAGTGCCCGCTCGCGCTCCAACTCGACCAGCTGTGGGAACTCGTGGACCTCTCCGAGCGGACCCGAAGGCACTGCGTGCAGCTGGAGAACTGCTGCTACGGGCGCAACGAGATGCGGGTCCTTCGCATGGCGCACGCGGGCAAGTTCGGGGATCTGCTGCACGGCGCGGGCGCGTACAACCACGATCTGCGCGCCATGATGTTCGACCCGGCCTACTACGAAGGCCCCTGGCGCCGGCTGTGGCACACCCGGCTGCGCGGCGACCTCTACCCCAACCACGGCTTCGGCCCTGTCGCCAACTACATGGACCTCAACCGGGGCGACCGCGCCGTGAGCATCGTCAGCGTCGGGACGCCCTCGCTCGGCCTCGCGCAGTACCGGGCAGCCCACATGCCCGCCGGCGACCCGAGCTGGAAGGAGACGTACATCGGCAGCGATCGCACCATCAGCCTCGTGGAGACCGCCAAGGGGCGCGTGATCCGGCTCGAGCACGACGTGTCGACGCCGCACCCCTACAGCCGGATCAACAGCCTCGCCGGCACCAAGGGGCTCTTCGAGGACTATCCCGAGCGGATCTACCTGGAGAGCGATCACCACGACGACGCGTGGGGCGACTTCTCGACGTACGCCGAGTGGGACCACTGGCTGTGGAAGGAGCACGCCCATCCGCCGGGCACCCACGGCGGGATGGACTACATGCTGGTGTTCCGCCTGACGCAGTGCATGCGCCTCGGGCTCGTGCCGGACTTCGACGTGTACGACGCGGCGACCTGGACCGCGCCGGTGCCGCTGAGCCATCTGTCCATCAAACAGCGGGGCCTGCCGCAGGAGATCCCCGACTTCACCCGGGGCGAGTGGAAGAAGCCCCGCCCTGGAATGGACTCCGCCAAGCCCGCCGGGGCCTGA
- a CDS encoding metal-dependent hydrolase, whose product MMGPAHSLSGAAAWLGVGAAAAAWGHPMPWPVLAVGALITAGAALAPDLDHKSATISRAFGPVSKALCGIVDDLSHAVYKATRGPGDPRRNGGHRTLTHTWLWAVLIGAGASAAAVFGGRWAVLGILFVHLVLAVEGLLWRAARVSSDVLVWLLGGTSAWILAGVLDEPGNGSDWLFSGPGQEYLWLGLPIVLGALVHDIGDALTVSGCPILWPIPLGRKRWAPLGPPKGMRFRAGSWVELKVLMPVFMILGGVGAAGALNFI is encoded by the coding sequence ATGATGGGACCAGCGCACTCACTGTCGGGGGCCGCGGCCTGGCTCGGGGTGGGCGCCGCTGCCGCTGCCTGGGGGCACCCCATGCCGTGGCCGGTGCTCGCCGTGGGCGCCCTGATCACGGCGGGCGCGGCGCTCGCGCCCGACCTGGACCACAAGTCGGCGACCATCTCGCGCGCGTTCGGGCCGGTGTCCAAGGCGCTGTGCGGGATCGTCGACGACCTCTCGCACGCGGTCTACAAAGCGACCCGAGGGCCCGGCGACCCCCGGCGCAACGGCGGTCACCGTACGCTGACCCACACGTGGCTGTGGGCCGTCCTGATCGGGGCGGGTGCCTCGGCGGCGGCGGTGTTCGGCGGCCGGTGGGCGGTGCTCGGCATCCTCTTCGTCCATCTGGTCCTCGCGGTGGAGGGGCTGCTGTGGCGGGCCGCGCGGGTCTCCAGCGATGTGCTGGTGTGGCTGCTCGGCGGGACCAGCGCGTGGATCCTGGCGGGGGTGCTCGACGAGCCGGGCAACGGCTCGGACTGGCTCTTCTCCGGCCCCGGCCAGGAGTACCTGTGGCTGGGCCTGCCCATCGTCCTGGGCGCCCTCGTCCACGACATCGGTGACGCCCTGACGGTCTCGGGCTGCCCGATCCTGTGGCCGATCCCGCTCGGCCGCAAGCGGTGGGCTCCGCTGGGGCCGCCGAAGGGGATGCGGTTCCGTGCGGGGAGCTGGGTGGAGCTGAAGGTGTTGATGCCGGTGTTCATGATCCTTGGCGGGGTGGGCGCGGCGGGCGCCCTGAACTTCATCTGA
- a CDS encoding ABC transporter ATP-binding protein: MHIRDLPYTDPGEPDVRSGPRFLYWLGRNQLGGQLKALGWGLLHQCGIAGLPLTVGLAVQAAVDRSGDRLALAAGLNVLLGVAIALGEVMLHRTAVSNWITSAARVQQLLARKAAELGSALTRQVAAGEVVAVSTGDVEKIGWFVEALSRFAAAAAALVIICVGLVIYQPALGVVVAIGVPVLALAVLPLLPQATRRADTQREKAGRATELASDTVAGLRVLRGIGGEELFLGRYREASQEVRRAAVHSARMWSLISAVQVLLPGLLLITVVLYGARLALDGRIAVGELVTVYSAVTLMLYPLQHFAEIAMAYSFSRPSAKRAARVLALQRVTDPAGTRAGAPSGPLSGDLYDPASKLRALEGRFTAVVCGDPDAAGRLADRLGGHPAEPDGMESVLLGGVALDGLALAEARAAVLVQDKDPVLLSGTLRDLLDVPASGRVDAADALAAAQCEDVLDALAQASVDGGGDPMGTRITERGRSLSGGQRQRLALARSLVADPGVLVLDEPTSAVDTHTEARVAGGIKRLRAGRTTVVFTSSPLLLDAAEQVVFVDGGEVASVGTHRDLVRTDVRYRSVVTRETHEEPKAVSWTLEKVEESA; this comes from the coding sequence ATGCACATTCGCGATCTTCCCTATACGGATCCGGGTGAGCCGGACGTCCGCTCGGGCCCCCGGTTTCTGTACTGGCTGGGGCGCAACCAGCTCGGCGGCCAGCTCAAGGCGCTCGGCTGGGGCCTGCTGCACCAGTGCGGCATCGCCGGTCTGCCGCTGACCGTCGGCCTCGCCGTGCAGGCGGCCGTGGACCGCTCGGGCGACCGGCTCGCGCTTGCGGCCGGCCTCAACGTGCTGCTCGGCGTGGCGATCGCGCTCGGCGAAGTGATGCTGCACCGCACGGCCGTCAGCAACTGGATCACCTCCGCCGCCCGGGTGCAGCAGCTCCTGGCGCGCAAGGCAGCCGAGCTCGGTTCGGCGCTCACCCGGCAGGTCGCGGCGGGCGAAGTGGTCGCGGTCTCCACCGGCGACGTCGAGAAGATCGGATGGTTCGTCGAGGCGCTGTCGCGGTTCGCCGCGGCCGCCGCCGCGCTGGTGATCATCTGTGTCGGCCTGGTGATCTACCAGCCCGCCCTCGGCGTCGTGGTCGCCATCGGCGTGCCCGTACTCGCCCTGGCCGTCCTGCCGTTGCTGCCGCAGGCGACCCGGCGAGCGGACACTCAGCGCGAAAAGGCGGGCCGGGCAACGGAGTTGGCGTCCGACACGGTCGCGGGGCTGCGCGTGCTGCGCGGCATCGGCGGCGAGGAGCTGTTCCTCGGCCGCTACCGCGAGGCCTCGCAGGAGGTCCGCCGGGCGGCCGTCCACAGCGCCCGGATGTGGTCGCTGATCTCGGCGGTCCAGGTCCTGCTGCCCGGTCTACTGCTCATCACGGTGGTCCTGTACGGCGCGCGTCTGGCGCTCGACGGGCGGATCGCGGTGGGTGAACTGGTCACCGTGTACAGCGCGGTGACGCTGATGCTCTACCCCTTGCAGCACTTCGCGGAGATCGCGATGGCGTACTCGTTCTCGCGGCCCTCCGCGAAGCGGGCGGCGCGGGTGCTCGCGCTCCAGCGGGTCACCGACCCGGCCGGGACGCGGGCAGGGGCGCCGTCCGGGCCGCTGTCGGGCGACCTGTACGACCCGGCGAGCAAACTGCGCGCGTTGGAGGGCCGGTTCACGGCCGTGGTGTGCGGAGACCCGGACGCGGCGGGACGGCTCGCGGACCGGCTCGGCGGTCACCCCGCCGAGCCGGACGGGATGGAGTCGGTGCTGCTGGGCGGGGTGGCGCTCGACGGGCTCGCCCTCGCGGAGGCCCGCGCGGCCGTCCTCGTCCAGGACAAGGACCCGGTGCTGCTGTCGGGCACGCTGCGCGACCTGCTCGACGTACCGGCGTCCGGGCGGGTGGACGCGGCGGACGCGCTGGCGGCGGCCCAGTGCGAGGACGTACTGGACGCGCTGGCGCAGGCGTCCGTCGACGGCGGCGGGGACCCGATGGGAACCCGGATCACCGAGCGCGGCCGCTCGCTCTCCGGTGGACAGCGCCAACGGCTCGCGCTCGCGCGGTCGTTGGTGGCGGACCCCGGCGTGCTCGTCCTGGACGAGCCGACCTCGGCGGTCGACACGCACACCGAGGCGCGCGTGGCGGGCGGCATCAAGCGGCTGCGCGCCGGGCGCACGACGGTCGTGTTCACCTCATCGCCCCTGCTGCTCGACGCCGCCGAGCAGGTCGTGTTCGTGGACGGCGGCGAGGTGGCATCGGTGGGCACGCACCGCGATCTGGTCCGCACCGATGTCCGCTACCGCTCGGTGGTCACCCGCGAGACGCACGAGGAGCCGAAGGCAGTGTCTTGGACCCTGGAGAAAGTGGAGGAGTCGGCATGA